From Strix uralensis isolate ZFMK-TIS-50842 chromosome 1, bStrUra1, whole genome shotgun sequence, a single genomic window includes:
- the PDK4 gene encoding pyruvate dehydrogenase kinase, isozyme 4 has translation MKAARIALRTAAPLAGASGGGSSSRGRLPREVEQFSRFSPSPLSIKQLLDFGSTNGCERTSFAFLRQELPVRFANILREIDLLPDKLLGTPSVQLVRSWYIQSLMELVEFHQKSPDDQKVLSDFIDTLIRVRNRHHDVVPTMAQGVIEYKDIFKVDPVTNQNIQYFLDRFYMSRISTRMLMNQHTLLFDDKSGSGHPRHIGSIDPCCDVAEVVNDAFESSKMLCDQYYLTSPELKLTQVNGKFPGEPINIVYVPSHLFHMLFELFKNSMRATVEFQENSPSLSPIEVRVVLGQEDLAIKISDRGGGVPVRKIERLFSYMYSTAPRPRMDDGRHTPLAGFGYGLPISRLYAKYFQGDLNLYSICGYGTDAIIYLKALSTESVEKLPVFNKSASKHYQATSEADDWCVPSKGPKNVAKQSAAL, from the exons ATGAAGGCCGCCCGGATCGCCCTGCGCACCGCCGCCCCCCTGGCAGGGgccagcggcggcggcagcagcagccgcggCCGGTTGCCGCGGGAAGTGGAGCAGTTTTCCCgcttctccccctccccgctTTCCATCAAGCAGTTGCTGGACTTCG GCTCAACTAATGGATGTGAGAGAACTTCTTTTGCATTTTTGCGACAAGAACTTCCTGTGAGGTTTGCAAACATACTGAGAGAAATTGATCTTCTTCCTGATAAATTACTAGGCACTCCATCGGTACAATTAGTAAGAAGCTG GTACATCCAAAGCCTAATGGAGCTGGTTGAGTTCCATCAGAAAAGCCCAGATGACCAAAAAGTCTTATCTGA CTTTATAGACACATTAATTAGAGTCCGAAACAGACATCATGATGTGGTTCCTACAATGGCACAAGGAGTAATTGaatacaaagatatttttaaagtagaTCCTGTCACCAATCAAAACATTCAGTACTTTTTGGATCGTTTTTACATGAGCCGTATTTCTACCCGGATGCTAATGAACCAACACA CACTTCTTTTTGATGATAAATCTGGCTCAGGGCACCCAAGGCACATTGGAAGTATTGATCCTTGCTGTGATGTTGCTGAAGTAGTCAATG atgcttttgaaaGTTCCAAGATGTTGTGTGACCAGTATTACTTAACGTCTCCAGAACTGAAACTTACTCAAGTGAATG GAAAATTTCCAGGAGAGCCAATTAACATTGTATATGTTCCATCTCATCTTTTTCACATGCTCTTTGAGCTCTTTAAG AATTCAATGAGGGCAACTGTTGAATTCCAAGAAAATAGTCCTTCCCTTTCTCCAATTGAAGTGAGAGTTGTTCTAGGACAAGAAGACCTGGCAATTAAG ATCTCAGACAGAGGAGGTGGTGTTCCAGTGAGGAAAATTGAGCGGCTCTTTAGCTACATGTATTCCACAGCACCAAGGCCGAGGATGGATGATGGTCGACATACCCCACTT GCTGGCTTTGGGTATGGCTTGCCAATTTCTCGTCTGTATGCTAAATACTTTCAAGGAGACCTAAATCTCTACTCCATATGCGGTTATGGAACAGATGCTATTATCTACTTGAAG GCCCTATCAACAGAATCAGTAGAAAAACTCCCAGTTTTTAACAAATCGGCTTCCAAGCATTACCAAGCTACCTCAGAGGCAGATGACTGGTGTGTCCCCAGTAAAGGCCCAAAGAATGTAGCAAAGCAGAGTGCAGCTCTCTAA